The following are encoded in a window of uncultured Ilyobacter sp. genomic DNA:
- a CDS encoding sugar transferase: protein MARFFLKTLLITVQLLCYFFISYIFKLENKYLIYSFLIYFVLNFFKGTYFLNNNLIWEDLKKQLEIHSEFFTIIIITDFVFFEFKHVWFFLFLSVTFIFFNIFLINFVKNHFWKHLNKKILVIGTGNIAKQFSKLIKIHHSSMYDILGFVYINDDHEVPEEQIVCKYEDILDFIKNHSIDQVIVALPDTDLKNLNWRKIGNDLDGHVKTLKFIPDNNGIFNLNSQIQDYDGLLLITATQQIHSKFRNIIKRIMDILLSFGGIFILGILILLFFKRIKKDGGPIFFKHSRIGKDLKEFKIYKFRTMYVDAEERLQEMLRDEEKRKEYYNNFKLKDDPRITPIGKFLRESSLDEFPQFINVLKGEMSLVGPRPIVKKELELHYGNEIGKKVFQIKPGITGMWQSHGRSDVEDYRERIASDLYYIRNWSLWLDIVLLLQTIKYVLNRKGAY, encoded by the coding sequence GTGGCCAGATTTTTTTTGAAAACTTTATTAATCACTGTCCAACTTTTATGTTATTTTTTCATTAGCTACATTTTTAAATTGGAAAACAAATATCTTATCTATAGTTTTCTTATATATTTCGTTTTGAATTTTTTCAAAGGAACTTATTTCTTAAATAATAATTTGATTTGGGAAGACTTAAAAAAGCAGCTTGAGATACATTCTGAATTTTTTACTATTATCATCATAACTGACTTTGTATTCTTCGAATTTAAGCATGTCTGGTTTTTTCTATTTCTAAGTGTTACATTTATTTTTTTCAATATCTTTTTAATCAATTTTGTTAAGAATCATTTTTGGAAACATCTTAATAAAAAAATATTGGTAATCGGTACCGGTAATATTGCAAAACAGTTTTCTAAACTCATAAAAATCCACCATTCTTCCATGTATGATATTTTGGGATTCGTTTATATCAATGACGATCATGAGGTTCCTGAAGAACAAATAGTATGTAAGTATGAAGATATCCTTGATTTTATAAAAAATCACTCTATTGACCAAGTTATTGTCGCTCTTCCAGATACTGACCTTAAGAATTTAAACTGGAGAAAAATAGGTAATGACCTAGACGGGCATGTCAAAACATTAAAATTTATACCTGACAATAATGGTATATTCAATTTAAATTCCCAGATCCAGGATTATGACGGTTTGCTTCTAATAACAGCCACCCAGCAGATACATTCAAAATTCAGAAATATCATCAAAAGAATTATGGATATTTTATTAAGTTTTGGTGGGATCTTCATCCTGGGAATATTAATACTTCTTTTTTTTAAAAGAATAAAAAAAGATGGAGGACCAATATTTTTTAAGCATTCCAGGATAGGAAAAGACCTAAAGGAGTTTAAAATATATAAATTTAGAACCATGTATGTTGATGCCGAAGAAAGACTACAAGAGATGTTAAGAGATGAAGAAAAAAGAAAAGAATACTATAATAATTTCAAATTGAAAGATGACCCTAGAATTACTCCAATTGGTAAATTCCTAAGAGAAAGCTCATTAGATGAATTTCCCCAATTTATAAATGTCTTAAAGGGAGAGATGAGCCTTGTGGGACCTAGACCGATTGTAAAAAAAGAACTTGAACTGCATTATGGTAATGAAATAGGAAAAAAAGTTTTTCAAATAAAACCTGGAATAACAGGAATGTGGCAATCCCATGGGCGTTCAGATGTGGAAGACTACAGAGAGAGAATTGCATCGGACCTGTACTATATAAGAAACTGGTCTTTATGGCTCGATATAGTTCTCCTGCTTCAAACTATTAAATATGTGTTAAACCGAAAAGGAGCCTATTGA
- a CDS encoding IS256 family transposase: MARLPKELVRDFVREGNFKSIKDIEEALKDIFKDTIQEALEAEIKEELGYSKYDLANKSTTNSRNGKYKKTVKSSAGNIDLLVPRDREGAYQPKIVEKHQRDISKLEDNILSLYGKGMSTRDISSHVQDIYGFEVSAESVSRITDKLIPLIQEWQSRPLDPVYPFIFLDAVHYSVKEENRILKKAAYVVLGVTLEGKKEILGIYIGENETSKFWLSVMTDLKNRGVKDILIASVDGLNGFDNAILSVFSQAQIQRCIVHQIRNTLKYVSYKDRKSFAHDLKSIYTAPSEEAGLTALNTIKDSWKAKYPYALRSWEVNWSQLSAFYEYTEEIKKVMYTTNVIENVHRQFRKVTKSKGVFPTDMYLLKQLYLVVIDLDKKWDRSFKRGWDQILGQLAIKYEDRLSEYLF; this comes from the coding sequence ATGGCTAGATTACCGAAGGAACTTGTCAGAGATTTTGTTAGAGAAGGAAACTTTAAATCTATTAAGGATATCGAAGAAGCTTTAAAGGATATTTTTAAAGATACTATCCAGGAAGCTTTAGAAGCCGAAATTAAAGAAGAGCTTGGATATTCCAAGTATGATTTAGCCAATAAATCTACTACTAACTCTAGAAATGGTAAGTACAAGAAAACTGTTAAATCAAGCGCTGGAAACATTGATCTCCTCGTTCCCAGAGACAGAGAAGGTGCATATCAACCTAAGATTGTTGAAAAACATCAAAGGGACATCTCTAAATTGGAGGATAATATTCTATCGCTTTATGGAAAGGGAATGAGTACTAGGGATATCAGCTCTCATGTTCAGGATATATATGGATTTGAAGTATCTGCAGAAAGTGTTAGTAGAATAACTGATAAATTAATTCCTCTTATTCAGGAATGGCAGAGTAGACCTCTTGATCCTGTATATCCATTCATTTTCCTTGATGCAGTCCACTATTCAGTCAAAGAGGAGAATAGAATCCTTAAAAAGGCTGCCTACGTTGTCTTAGGAGTTACTTTAGAGGGAAAAAAAGAAATTTTAGGAATATATATAGGTGAGAATGAGACCTCCAAATTCTGGTTATCAGTAATGACTGATCTTAAAAACAGAGGGGTTAAAGATATTCTCATAGCTTCTGTTGATGGTCTGAATGGATTTGATAATGCTATTCTGAGTGTATTTTCACAGGCTCAGATCCAGAGGTGCATAGTTCACCAAATAAGGAATACGCTAAAATATGTAAGCTACAAAGACAGAAAATCTTTTGCGCATGACTTAAAATCTATTTATACCGCCCCAAGTGAAGAAGCAGGACTAACTGCCCTTAATACTATCAAGGATTCCTGGAAAGCGAAATATCCATACGCTCTAAGGAGCTGGGAAGTGAACTGGAGTCAATTAAGTGCATTCTATGAGTATACAGAAGAAATAAAAAAGGTGATGTATACAACCAATGTGATAGAAAACGTCCATAGGCAATTCAGAAAAGTTACTAAATCCAAGGGGGTATTTCCTACAGATATGTATCTATTGAAGCAGTTATATCTTGTAGTAATTGATTTAGATAAGAAATGGGATAGAAGTTTTAAAAGAGGTTGGGATCAGATTCTTGGACAATTGGCAATTAAATATGAAGACAGACTCTCAGAATATTTATTCTAG
- a CDS encoding DUF1456 family protein: MSKNDIMRGFRYALDIKDSEMIEAFGISGYELTVEDLKNFLKKDDEEGQIKCNDRIMTLFLDGFITLKRGKKESKDGEIKKPEKKLTNNMILKKMQIALNLRSDDMLKVFKAAGLELSNSELSALFRNKDHKNYMECGDKFMRNFLKGLTICYRK; encoded by the coding sequence ATGAGTAAGAATGATATAATGAGGGGATTCAGATACGCTTTAGATATTAAAGATTCTGAAATGATAGAAGCTTTTGGAATTTCTGGTTATGAGCTTACAGTGGAAGATCTAAAAAACTTTCTGAAAAAGGATGATGAAGAGGGACAAATTAAATGTAATGATCGTATTATGACCCTATTTTTAGACGGATTTATAACTCTGAAAAGAGGTAAAAAAGAATCTAAAGATGGAGAAATAAAAAAGCCTGAAAAAAAACTTACAAATAATATGATATTGAAAAAAATGCAGATAGCTCTTAATTTAAGAAGTGACGATATGTTGAAAGTATTTAAAGCGGCGGGATTAGAACTATCAAATTCTGAACTATCGGCTTTATTTAGAAATAAAGATCACAAGAATTATATGGAGTGTGGAGATAAATTTATGAGGAATTTTTTAAAGGGACTTACTATCTGTTATAGAAAGTAG